From Prosthecobacter vanneervenii:
CGAAGGTCTCCACTTGGATTACCCCCGCATCATCGAGGCCAAAGTCGTCCTCGACGTTCAGAGCCATCATCGCCACATCGCGGAAATCATCCTCTTCTGCGCCGACCACATCGTCATCGAAGTGAAGTCCGTCACCGAGGACATCTACGCCTCCATCGACGAGAGCATCAGCAAGATCGCTCGTCGTATGCGCAAGTACAAGACCCGCCTGCTCAAGAGCCATCGCCCCCGCAAGGAGACTTCCATCCGCCACCTCGAGGAGCACGTCTTCCATCAGGAAGTGCTGCACACCGAGCAGGAGCACATCGAGCCCGCCTACGTTCACAAGGAAAAGCACAAGGTCCGCCCTCTCTACGTGGACGAAGCCATCATCGACCTCGAAATCAGCGAGCGTCCCTTCGTCATGTTCCACAACCAGCAGACCCATCGTCTCGCCATCGTCTTCCGTCGCAAAGACGGCGACTACGGCCTCATCGAGCCCGAGCTGGAAGTCGCCGCCAACGGTGCCGCCTAGTAATTCGCGGAGTCACTCTCTCATCATTCTCACCCACGGAGCGGCCTGGTTTCAGGCCGCTTCTTTTTTGACCTGAGCCAGATATTTGCGGCAGTTCTCCTCGCCCATGTACTTGCCCAGCAGCTTCTCGTCGATGTCGGTAAAGTCCACCATGATCAGCCCGTCCACCACCGACGAGAAATCCTTGTCCACGTTGAAGCTCAGCAGTGTCGCGTTCAGCTTCAGGTAGTGCTTCAGCAGGATCGGGATGCCCTTGCCGTCCGTCTCCAGGCTGGAGATCAGCGCCGAGCAGTCGTCTACATTCTGCAGATCTGCGCTGATGAATTCACGCATCATCCGCCGGTTGCGCATGTAGCGGAAAGGATTGCGCGCCTTCACAAAGCTCGACAGGTGCGGGTGCATCCGGTTGTCCTGCAGGAATTCCACAATCATCTTCCGCGAAAGGCTGCTGTAGTCCTTGCTGATGCTTACCGGGCCAAACAGCTTCTTGTAGTGCGGATTGCGCGCGATCCAGTGCGCGATTCCCTTCCACAGCAGCGGCAGGGAGGCCAGGTTGCGCTGGTAGGCCTTGATGATGAAGCTCCGCCCCATCTCCACCGCATGCTCCAGGTTCGCCAGAAACGGCTTCTCAAAGCGGAACAGCGTGCTCGTGTAGAGTCCCTTGGATCCATACTCGCGCAGGATCACATCCGCACGCCCCAGTCGGTATGCACCAGCCACCTGCTCCTTCTCCTCATCCCAGAGGATCAGGTGCTCGTAGTAGCGGTCATACTTGTCCAGATCGATCTCATTGCCCGTGCCCTCTCCCACTTCACGGAAGGTCACCTCGCGCAGCCGCCCGATCTCCGGCAGCAGCACCGGGATCTCATGCGAGTGCGCTTGATACACAGACAGATTCCCCTGGCCCACCAGACGTCCGCCCCGCGCTCGGATGCGGTCGATCTCTTCCACCATGTGGGCTTGCTGCGTTTCAGTCGGAGGCTTGATGCTCAGGTTTTCGCCAGTCACCGTCAGCTTGGCCGTCTGCTCCTTGCCACGTTGATGTAACACAAACGTGTGGATGCGCAGGTAGCGTGTCAGGGACTCATCATCCTCAAATTTCTTCAGGCGTGAATACGGGATCGGCTGTCCCACCCGCATCGGCACCGGCGTGTTCGCACGGTTGCAAAATTCGCGCAGCAGCAGGCCCGTCCGCAGGCGTGGATGGATCATCCCCGCGGCATGGAAAAGCGCGCTGTTTGAGCCCGGGAAATACACCGGCAGCACCGTCGCCTGCGTGCGTCGCACCAGGGAGCCTACATGGTTGCTCCACACCGGTTCGTCCAGGCCACGTCCCGGCTTGTACGAGGCCACTTCGCCGGCGGGGAAAATGATCAGCGCTCCTCCAGCGCGCAGCAGACGCAGTGCTTCCTTCATCGGTGCCAGGTTGCGCTTCGCCGCGCCTTCACCGCCAAAGGGGTCCACCGGGATCACATGATCCTTCAGCTCCTTCATGGCCAGCAGCAGGGAGTTCGTCATCACCTTCAGGTCAGGCCGGAACTGTCCCGCCCATCGCGCCAGCATCACCGGGTCGATCACCCCAAACGGATGATTCGCCACGATGACCAGCGGCCCCTGCTTCGGAAACACAAACTCAGATGGCAGGTCCACATCCTCCTGCAGCTTCAGCGAGTGCGCCACGGAATCAAACCACGCAAACACGTTTGGATACTGCGGGTGCATCTTGTACAGCCGCGCAGACTCATTGTAGCACGCCTCAAAGCCGCGCAGACCCAGCGCCGATTCCACGGCGGGGCCGATCAGACGGTAGATCCGTCGCTGCATCGGGGTCTTGAGGTGCTCGCTGAGATTGAAAACCATGGGAGCGGTCTGGGATTTTAAAGGGGGTATGTCACCATCCATCCTCCCGATTACGCTTCAAGCAAGCGCCATAAGCGTATCGTTTTTGTCATTATCAAAATTGAAAGGGTCAGCTCAGCACACCCTGAATCTGTCGCATCCAGTGCTCCGCCCGGGCGCCAAAGCTCAGCTCATCCTTCTGGTAGAGCACACCTCGGGACACATTCACCAGCAGCGGAGCCTTGCGCCCGCTGCCTTTCAGCGCCGCCAGGTCACCCCCCTGCGCTCCCAGGCCCGGGATCAGCAGCGGCACGTCCGGAATGTGGTCCAGCACGTCCGGCGCGGCATTCGTCAGCCCCACCACCAGTCCGGCCTGCGGGTGCCCGGCCGTCATCCCGGCCACGATCTCATACACCTGGCGGTCGCCAGTTTGTTGCAGTTCAATGTCCTGTGCCCCGGGGTTTGAGGTCACTCCCAGCAGGTACAGCCCCTTGTCCGTGTATTTCAGGAAAGGCTCCAGCGTGTCCCGCCCCATGTAGGCGTTCAGCGTCACCGCATCCACATTCATTACCTCAAAGCATGCCTTCGCGTAGTACCCCTGCGTCTCGCCGATGTCTCCGCGCTTCACGTCCAGCACCACCGGGATATCCTTCGGGATCTCCTGCAAAATCTCCTCCAGCATCTTCATCCCCCGCCAGCCCAAAGCCTCAAAGTACGCCGAGTTCGGCTTGAACGCCGCCGCATACGGCGCCGTCTGCTCGATCACGTCCAGAATCCACCGCTTCGTACTCTCCTCCGCATTCTCCGCCCTCACATCCAGCCCCACACACAGGTTGGATCCAGTTTTGGCAATGCGTTGGTTCAGTTTGTCGAGAAAGCTCATGCTCCTTTTCCATCGCACGGCTTCGCTTCTTCGCAAGCCTCCGCATTTCATTGACCATTATGCGGAAAACCTTTAGAAAAATCCTATGACATTCAAAGCCCTTCTCGCCGCCCTGGGTTTCAATCTCCTCGCCGCCTCCTTTGCCTTCTCCCTCTGGGCGGAGTGGGGGCCCTATTCCTGGGTGGCCTCCGCGCAGCTGGCGCTCATCGGCAGTTACTTTGGCAAGGCCACCTTCATCCTCACTTTCATTCTCCATCTCATCCCGGCCATGATCCTTCTCATCATGGCCAGGGGCCGGGCGGCGCTTGTGCTCGCTCTGGGCCTCCCCGGGCTCTTCCTTCTTGCCCATCTGGCCGCCACGATTTACTTCGTCAGCACCGGCGGCACTCAGGCAGATGCCTCCAGCTTCGACGCCGCCGTTCGCAGCGCTGCCTTCGTCCCCCACAACATCAGCCTCCAGCGCTCCCAGCTCCCAGGATTGGATCTGGACAAAACCTCCGGCATCCGCTCCGGCGCGTCCGACCTCGGCGCAGACCTTTACATCCCGTTCATCACCACCGTCTCGCAGCCCTCAGAAACCAGCGTCGTCCTCCTGTCCAAATCCGACAATCTCAAAAAGCTCGCTCAGGGAGAGCCCCTCACCGGCGTCATCCAGAAAGCCCCGCTGCCATACCTGGTGCGCAAGACCTGGCCTCAAAACCCCTCCCTCTTTGCCGTCATCATCGAAGATCGCGCCTCCGTCCGTGGCAACTGGATCGGTGCCGCTGTCGTCTATGTCGTCCTGCTCATTTGGGGAGCCTCCCACTTCTTCAAACGCCGCCGCCTCCTGCGCACACCGCAGCCTTGAAGGAGCCGCTCATCAAATCCCCAGGCGCATCCAGAGAGTCACCGTGAACCGCCACCAGTCAGCATCCCGCCCAGCGCCATTCATGAAAATTCACGGACATTCGTGATCATTCGCGTTCAAGGCCCCGCCGTCGCTGGATGAGCATTCCTTCATTCAGCCCTCTCCGAGGAAACAGTTTGGGAAATGGGAGAGAGATTGATTTTCAGAGTTCATTGCTGCGGCCTTCTAATCGCTGCGTTGTTAAAAATGAGTGTCCCCTGATTTTTCCACCCTCTTTCTGAGCCCCCAAATCCCGTCCAGAAAAAATTTGTGCCGCCCGCACTGCCCGCCATTCTGCCCCATCTTTACCCGATGAGCACCCCCGCCGCCACCCAGCCCCTCGTGGGCATCATTATGGGATCCAGTTCTGACTGGCCCACCCTCCAGAACGCCGCCCATGTGCTCGATGGCTTCGGCGTGCCCTACGAAAAGAAAGTCGTCAGCGCCCATCGCACCCCCCAGCTTCTCTACGACTACGCCACCACCGCCTCCGAGCGTGGTCTCAAGTGCATCATCGCCGGAGCTGGCGGCGCTGCCCACCTCCCCGGCATGACCGCCAGCATGACCACCATCCCCGTGCTCGGCGTCCCTGTCCTCAGCCGCGCTCTCAGCGGCATGGACAGCCTCTACTCCATCGTCCAGATGCCCGGAGGCATCCCCGTCGCCACCTTCGCCATCGGCGATGCCGGTGCCACCAATGCCGCCCTCTTCGCCGTCTCCATGCTGGCCAATGAAAACCCCGAACTCGCCGAAAAGCTGAAGACCTTCCGTGAGCGCCAGACCCAGAAAGTGCTCCAGAGCCAGCAGGAGCTCGAAGCCAAACCCAAGGCATGAAGTTTCCCCCTCCCTCGACCATCGGCGTCCTCGGCGGCGGCCAGCTCGGCCGCATGCTCGCCCTGGAGGCCCGCCGCGCCGGACACCGCGTTGCCATCTTCACCGACGAGCCCCACGGCTGCCCCGCAGGCCAGTACTCCGACGTCGAAATCAACGCCCCCTACTCCGACACCGACGCCCTCTCCCGCTTCCTTCAGCAGGTCGATGTCGTCACCGCCGAGTTCGAAAACATCCCCGCCTCCTGTCTCGCCGCCGTCGAGGCCGTGAAGCCTCTCCGCCCCGGAGCCAAGGCCCTCATCACCACCCAGCACCGCGAGCGCGAAAAAAACTTCCTCCGTGACCAGGGCATCGCCTGCGCCCCCTTCCGTGTCATCGACGACCTCGCCGGACTTGAGGCCGCCGTCGCCGAGCTCGGCCGCCCCTGCGTCATCAAAACCGCCGCCTTCGGTTACGACGGCAAAGGCCAGTGCAAAGTCACCGCCGAAACCGACCTCGCCCAGGCCTGGAGCAGCTTCACCGGCCAGCGCGCCGTCGTCGAGCAGTGGGTCTCCTTCGTCTGCGAAGTCTCCGTCGTCGGTGCCCGCAGCATCTCAGGCCAGATGGCCACCCATGGCTGCGTCGAGAACCAGCACACCCACCACATCCTCGACGTCACCATCTCTCCCGCCCGCGTCGATCCCCAGATCACCGAGCAGGCTCTCGCATTGTGGAAAGCCGTCGCCGAAGGCCTCGACTACGTCGGCACCATGGCCGTCGAAATGTTCGTCACCACCGACGGCAAAGTCATTGTCAACGAAATCGCCCCACGTCCGCACAACAGCGGCCACTACACCATCGACGCCTGCCGCACCAATCAGTTCCAGCAGCAGCAGCGCGCCGTCTGCGGCCTCCCCCTCGGAGACGCCTCCCAGCACACCCCGGCGGTCATGGTCAATCTCCTCGGCGATGTCTGGCCCGCCCCGCTGACTCACCCCGACTGGTCCCCAGTTCTCAATCACCCCGGTGCCAAGCTCCACCTCTACGGCAAACGCGAAGCCCGCCCCCGCCGCAAAATGGGCCA
This genomic window contains:
- the hpf gene encoding ribosome hibernation-promoting factor, HPF/YfiA family; this encodes MQKHNVNLPIIVTARHMEVTDAIRDYAHKKVEGLHLDYPRIIEAKVVLDVQSHHRHIAEIILFCADHIVIEVKSVTEDIYASIDESISKIARRMRKYKTRLLKSHRPRKETSIRHLEEHVFHQEVLHTEQEHIEPAYVHKEKHKVRPLYVDEAIIDLEISERPFVMFHNQQTHRLAIVFRRKDGDYGLIEPELEVAANGAA
- a CDS encoding lysophospholipid acyltransferase family protein; this translates as MVFNLSEHLKTPMQRRIYRLIGPAVESALGLRGFEACYNESARLYKMHPQYPNVFAWFDSVAHSLKLQEDVDLPSEFVFPKQGPLVIVANHPFGVIDPVMLARWAGQFRPDLKVMTNSLLLAMKELKDHVIPVDPFGGEGAAKRNLAPMKEALRLLRAGGALIIFPAGEVASYKPGRGLDEPVWSNHVGSLVRRTQATVLPVYFPGSNSALFHAAGMIHPRLRTGLLLREFCNRANTPVPMRVGQPIPYSRLKKFEDDESLTRYLRIHTFVLHQRGKEQTAKLTVTGENLSIKPPTETQQAHMVEEIDRIRARGGRLVGQGNLSVYQAHSHEIPVLLPEIGRLREVTFREVGEGTGNEIDLDKYDRYYEHLILWDEEKEQVAGAYRLGRADVILREYGSKGLYTSTLFRFEKPFLANLEHAVEMGRSFIIKAYQRNLASLPLLWKGIAHWIARNPHYKKLFGPVSISKDYSSLSRKMIVEFLQDNRMHPHLSSFVKARNPFRYMRNRRMMREFISADLQNVDDCSALISSLETDGKGIPILLKHYLKLNATLLSFNVDKDFSSVVDGLIMVDFTDIDEKLLGKYMGEENCRKYLAQVKKEAA
- the pyrF gene encoding orotidine-5'-phosphate decarboxylase, yielding MSFLDKLNQRIAKTGSNLCVGLDVRAENAEESTKRWILDVIEQTAPYAAAFKPNSAYFEALGWRGMKMLEEILQEIPKDIPVVLDVKRGDIGETQGYYAKACFEVMNVDAVTLNAYMGRDTLEPFLKYTDKGLYLLGVTSNPGAQDIELQQTGDRQVYEIVAGMTAGHPQAGLVVGLTNAAPDVLDHIPDVPLLIPGLGAQGGDLAALKGSGRKAPLLVNVSRGVLYQKDELSFGARAEHWMRQIQGVLS
- the purE gene encoding 5-(carboxyamino)imidazole ribonucleotide mutase, whose product is MSTPAATQPLVGIIMGSSSDWPTLQNAAHVLDGFGVPYEKKVVSAHRTPQLLYDYATTASERGLKCIIAGAGGAAHLPGMTASMTTIPVLGVPVLSRALSGMDSLYSIVQMPGGIPVATFAIGDAGATNAALFAVSMLANENPELAEKLKTFRERQTQKVLQSQQELEAKPKA
- a CDS encoding 5-(carboxyamino)imidazole ribonucleotide synthase, coding for MKFPPPSTIGVLGGGQLGRMLALEARRAGHRVAIFTDEPHGCPAGQYSDVEINAPYSDTDALSRFLQQVDVVTAEFENIPASCLAAVEAVKPLRPGAKALITTQHREREKNFLRDQGIACAPFRVIDDLAGLEAAVAELGRPCVIKTAAFGYDGKGQCKVTAETDLAQAWSSFTGQRAVVEQWVSFVCEVSVVGARSISGQMATHGCVENQHTHHILDVTISPARVDPQITEQALALWKAVAEGLDYVGTMAVEMFVTTDGKVIVNEIAPRPHNSGHYTIDACRTNQFQQQQRAVCGLPLGDASQHTPAVMVNLLGDVWPAPLTHPDWSPVLNHPGAKLHLYGKREARPRRKMGHFTVLGDTIDAALRDALEIRKALGIG